In Candidatus Eisenbacteria bacterium, the sequence TCTCCCCTCTTCCCAGGAGACTCAGGCCGAGCTTGTCACCCTTCTCAGCTCATCCAACTTGCTCAAAGCCGCACCGCTGTCAATCAGACGGGCTGCTTCCCTCACTCCTGCCTTCAAATTGTCAACCCTGCCGGCAACCAGAAGTCCGGCTGCAGAATTCAGAACTACGATTTCGCGCTTTGCTCCTTTTGCGCCTCTAAGAACATTGACAATCATCTCGGCGTTTTCCACCGGTGTGGCGCCGGCCATCTCGCCTAATCTGACGCCTGGAATACCAAAGTCCCCGGGTTTGATCTCATACGTATGGATATTGCCGTCTCTCAGCTCGGTTACCTTTGTCGGGGCGGAGATTGAAATCTCATCCAGACCGTCCAGGCCGTGGACGACGAGTGCCCTTGTGCATCCGAGCTCCTTGAGGGCAAGTGCGAACTTCTCGGTAAGGTCAGCCTGATAAACTCCCAGAATCTGTCTCTTTGCTCCTGCAGGATTCGCAAGCGGGCCTACGAGATTGAATATGTTTCTTATGCCTGTTTCCTTGCACGCCGCGCTGGCAGTCTTCATCGACTTGTGAAGAGAAGGTGCGAACAGAAAGCAAATCCCTATCTTCTCAAGACACTCCTCGAGCTTCGCCGCAGGGGCGTCCAGCTTTATCCCGAGGGCGCCGGCCGCGTCTGCGCTTCCGCACTGACTCGAAACAGCTCCGTTCCCATGCTTTGCAACGCAGACTCCGGATGCAGCAACCACAAATGCCGCAGCGGTCGAAATGTTAAAAGTCTGTGCTCCATCCCCTCCTGTCCCGCAGGTATCAAGGACGGGCGTCCGTTTTGTGCTGATCTTCGTGGCTTTTTCTTTCATTGCCAATGCGCATCCAATGAGTTCGTCAACCGTCTCGCCCTTCATGGCCAGAGCAGTCAGGAAGGATGCAACCTGTGAAGTCGATGCCGTTCCGTCCATCATTTGCGCCATACAAAGACGGGCTTCCTCACGGCTCAAGTTCTCTCTGTGACACACCCTGTTGATGGCTTCTCTTATCATTTTGAGCGACCCCCGGGCCTCAACCCTTTTGTGCTGCAAGCAGTTCTTTTGCCTGTTTCAGAGTGGTTCCGGTAGCCCTGTCACCGGCAAGCATTCTCGCCAACTC encodes:
- the trpD gene encoding anthranilate phosphoribosyltransferase, which produces MIREAINRVCHRENLSREEARLCMAQMMDGTASTSQVASFLTALAMKGETVDELIGCALAMKEKATKISTKRTPVLDTCGTGGDGAQTFNISTAAAFVVAASGVCVAKHGNGAVSSQCGSADAAGALGIKLDAPAAKLEECLEKIGICFLFAPSLHKSMKTASAACKETGIRNIFNLVGPLANPAGAKRQILGVYQADLTEKFALALKELGCTRALVVHGLDGLDEISISAPTKVTELRDGNIHTYEIKPGDFGIPGVRLGEMAGATPVENAEMIVNVLRGAKGAKREIVVLNSAAGLLVAGRVDNLKAGVREAARLIDSGAALSKLDELRRVTSSA